In one Halosimplex halophilum genomic region, the following are encoded:
- a CDS encoding RAD55 family ATPase — protein sequence MIELTKTGIDGLDEILNGGIVKNSTTLVSGNPGAGKSILCLQFIYNGVEKFDEKGIYLTFEEDEEDLREAAESIGFDRWGEHVENGDIKVYDKKVLLRENDFSSSLELLLDDFEDNDYDRVVLDSLAMFELFFETEQEKRTYLLKFTDILSQNDLTTLMTNEQGAVFPETEIGLENYLTDGNIYLIQTPTESGVNRYVWVAKMRKQDIETDIFPMEISQGGIRVHQNASAFSMMSEDDNPL from the coding sequence ATGATCGAACTAACGAAAACCGGAATCGACGGGTTGGACGAGATCCTGAACGGTGGTATTGTCAAGAATTCGACGACCCTGGTGAGCGGGAACCCCGGGGCGGGCAAGAGCATCCTCTGTCTGCAGTTCATTTACAACGGCGTCGAGAAGTTCGACGAGAAGGGCATCTACCTGACCTTCGAGGAGGACGAGGAGGACCTGCGGGAGGCCGCCGAGTCGATCGGCTTCGACAGGTGGGGCGAGCACGTCGAGAACGGCGACATCAAGGTCTACGACAAGAAGGTGTTGCTGCGCGAGAACGACTTCTCGTCGTCGCTGGAACTCCTGCTGGACGACTTCGAGGACAACGACTACGACCGGGTCGTGCTCGACTCGCTGGCGATGTTCGAGCTCTTCTTCGAGACCGAACAGGAGAAACGCACCTACCTCCTGAAGTTCACGGACATCCTGAGCCAGAACGACCTGACGACGCTGATGACCAACGAACAGGGCGCGGTCTTCCCGGAGACGGAGATCGGGCTGGAGAACTACCTCACCGACGGGAACATCTACCTGATCCAGACGCCGACGGAGTCGGGCGTCAACCGCTACGTCTGGGTGGCGAAGATGCGCAAACAGGACATCGAGACCGACATCTTCCCGATGGAGATCTCCCAGGGCGGGATCCGCGTCCACCAGAACGCCAGCGCGTTCTCGATGATGAGCGAGGACGACAACCCGCTCTGA
- a CDS encoding CheR family methyltransferase encodes MRQERDQAFDELLSYIERELDFESGFYNDAYLDRRINARMRRTGADGYRAYQRLLEDDDGERAELLDSLSINVTGFFRNPEAWESLRGVLRELTAEQRTVSIWSAPCADGREPYSIAMLALDDDEIDARRVEVLGTDINREILRTARAGRYETSQTTDIEAELEPLDAYEPYVDREGDVFTVTDRVTDLVEFERHDLIRGREKSGFDLVCCRNLLIYIDADYKVPIFETITGSLAEAGYLMIGMTETLPAEFRDRYDPVEKKHRIYRRV; translated from the coding sequence ATGAGACAGGAACGCGACCAGGCGTTCGACGAGCTGCTGAGCTACATCGAGCGCGAGCTCGACTTCGAGTCCGGCTTCTACAACGACGCCTACCTCGACCGGCGGATCAACGCGCGGATGCGCCGCACCGGCGCCGACGGCTACCGCGCCTACCAGCGGCTGCTGGAGGACGACGACGGCGAGCGGGCCGAGCTGCTGGACTCGCTGTCGATCAACGTCACCGGCTTCTTCCGCAACCCCGAGGCCTGGGAGTCGCTGCGGGGCGTCCTGCGCGAGCTCACGGCCGAGCAGCGAACCGTCTCTATCTGGAGCGCCCCCTGCGCGGACGGCCGGGAACCGTACTCGATCGCCATGCTCGCGCTGGACGACGACGAGATCGACGCCCGACGCGTCGAGGTCCTCGGCACCGACATCAACCGCGAGATCCTCCGGACCGCGCGGGCGGGCCGCTACGAGACCTCCCAGACGACGGACATCGAGGCCGAGCTCGAACCGCTCGACGCCTACGAACCGTACGTCGACCGCGAGGGCGACGTGTTCACCGTCACCGACCGGGTGACGGACCTCGTCGAGTTCGAACGGCACGACCTCATCCGCGGCCGCGAGAAGAGCGGGTTCGACCTCGTCTGCTGTCGGAACCTGCTCATCTACATCGACGCCGACTACAAGGTCCCCATCTTCGAGACGATCACCGGGTCGCTCGCCGAGGCGGGCTACCTGATGATCGGCATGACCGAGACGCTGCCCGCCGAGTTCCGCGACCGCTACGACCCGGTCGAGAAGAAACACCGCATCTACAGACGCGTCTGA
- the cheB gene encoding chemotaxis-specific protein-glutamate methyltransferase CheB, protein MVGSPRAVVADDSHFMRSVISDILEEGGIDVVAQAKHGREAVEAVAETGPDVVTMDVEMPEMDGIEATERIMATRPTPILMLSAHTDEDADVTFEALEKGAVDFFRKPGGEVSMEMSRLQDQLVEVVGSVAAVDPTDTSDVASARTAGSGVDTGGAGADGTAGTGTSDPDTAATAYVDNPTVVVGSSTGGPTVVEQVLSDLPLAADLRVLVVQHMPSGFTGRFAERLDARSEYDVREAEDGARIGGGEALIAAGDYHMEVTGYRRGRLRIGLTQDPPVNNVRPAVDVTMETAAERVTDPLAGVILTGMGEDGAAGIRAIHEAGGYTVAQDEATSAVFGMPKRAIETGCVDGVAPVNDVAAAVLDAFEVT, encoded by the coding sequence ATGGTAGGTTCGCCGCGCGCGGTGGTCGCCGACGACTCGCATTTCATGCGGAGCGTCATCTCCGACATCCTGGAGGAGGGCGGCATCGACGTGGTGGCCCAGGCGAAACACGGCCGGGAGGCCGTCGAGGCGGTCGCCGAGACCGGCCCCGACGTGGTGACGATGGACGTGGAGATGCCCGAGATGGACGGCATCGAGGCGACGGAACGCATCATGGCGACCCGGCCGACCCCGATCCTGATGCTCTCCGCGCACACCGACGAGGACGCGGACGTGACCTTCGAGGCCCTGGAGAAGGGCGCCGTCGACTTCTTCCGCAAGCCCGGCGGCGAGGTGTCGATGGAGATGTCCCGCCTGCAGGACCAGCTCGTCGAGGTCGTCGGGTCCGTCGCGGCCGTCGACCCGACCGACACCTCGGACGTGGCCTCGGCCCGGACCGCCGGGTCGGGGGTTGATACCGGCGGCGCCGGCGCCGACGGAACGGCCGGAACGGGGACGAGCGACCCCGACACCGCGGCGACGGCGTACGTCGACAACCCGACCGTCGTCGTCGGCTCCTCGACCGGCGGACCGACCGTCGTCGAGCAGGTCCTCTCGGACCTGCCACTGGCGGCGGACCTGCGCGTGCTGGTGGTCCAGCACATGCCGAGCGGGTTCACCGGCCGGTTCGCCGAGCGCCTGGACGCCCGCAGCGAGTACGACGTGCGGGAGGCCGAGGACGGCGCCCGGATCGGCGGCGGCGAGGCGCTCATCGCCGCGGGCGACTACCACATGGAGGTGACCGGCTACCGGCGGGGCCGCCTGCGGATCGGGCTCACGCAGGACCCGCCGGTCAACAACGTCAGGCCCGCGGTGGACGTGACCATGGAGACGGCGGCCGAGCGGGTCACGGACCCCCTCGCCGGCGTCATCCTGACCGGGATGGGCGAGGACGGCGCGGCCGGTATCCGCGCCATCCACGAGGCCGGCGGCTACACCGTCGCTCAGGACGAGGCCACGTCCGCGGTCTTCGGGATGCCCAAGCGGGCCATCGAGACCGGCTGTGTCGACGGCGTGGCGCCGGTCAACGACGTTGCGGCGGCGGTACTCGACGCATTCGAGGTGACCTAA
- a CDS encoding archaellin/type IV pilin N-terminal domain-containing protein, translated as MLHNERNERDRGQVGIGTLIVFIAMVLVAAIAAGVLINTAGFLQTKSEETGQQSGQQVTNRLQVSAATGSNLSDSSVGVVNLTLKKSPGASNIDLENATVQWVGPSGTYNLVNASVDAAGADGHFGIVPFKDADQSHPVLNDPDDRMVMVFDLGRDDVVSDDRTSLDTRVGRQTGEGSGEGDTFFGDQVPEGASVNVKITTKSGATTSEQLTVPETISGAEAVQL; from the coding sequence ATGCTACACAACGAACGCAACGAACGAGACCGCGGGCAGGTCGGTATCGGGACCCTCATCGTGTTCATCGCGATGGTCCTGGTGGCGGCGATCGCGGCGGGCGTGTTGATCAACACTGCGGGCTTCCTGCAGACGAAATCAGAGGAGACGGGCCAGCAGTCCGGACAGCAGGTCACCAACCGGCTGCAGGTCTCGGCGGCGACGGGGTCGAACCTCAGCGACTCGTCGGTCGGTGTCGTGAACCTGACGCTGAAGAAGTCCCCGGGGGCGAGTAACATCGACCTCGAGAACGCGACCGTCCAGTGGGTCGGTCCCTCGGGTACGTACAACCTGGTCAACGCCAGCGTCGACGCGGCCGGCGCGGACGGCCACTTCGGTATTGTCCCGTTCAAGGACGCGGACCAGTCACACCCGGTCCTCAACGACCCCGACGACCGCATGGTGATGGTCTTCGACCTCGGCCGCGACGACGTGGTCTCTGACGACCGCACGTCGCTCGATACGCGGGTGGGTCGCCAGACCGGTGAGGGCAGCGGTGAGGGCGATACGTTCTTCGGTGACCAGGTCCCCGAAGGCGCGTCCGTCAACGTCAAGATCACCACCAAGTCCGGTGCGACCACGAGCGAACAGCTGACCGTCCCCGAGACGATCTCGGGCGCCGAAGCTGTCCAGCTCTAA
- a CDS encoding ArsR/SmtB family transcription factor: MASAEILQTLGNKYSAEILDATDEPQSAQELSDELGIPIATCYRRIDELTEHDLLELHDNILSDDRRRIKVYRRNVDQVHIDFEESLTVEVEERTEVTNKLDEAWRTLSEG; this comes from the coding sequence ATGGCTTCAGCCGAGATCCTCCAGACCCTGGGGAACAAATACAGCGCAGAGATCCTGGACGCGACCGACGAGCCCCAGTCCGCCCAGGAGCTGAGCGACGAACTCGGGATCCCGATCGCCACCTGTTATCGCCGGATCGACGAGTTGACCGAGCACGACCTGCTCGAACTCCACGACAACATCCTCTCGGACGACCGGCGACGCATCAAGGTGTACCGGCGCAACGTCGACCAGGTCCACATCGACTTCGAGGAGTCGCTGACCGTCGAGGTCGAGGAGCGGACGGAGGTCACGAACAAGCTCGACGAAGCCTGGCGCACCCTGTCGGAAGGCTAG
- a CDS encoding DUF7521 family protein codes for MIELLYAVSTVVFVVAGLTMVGMAMRAYVQTSRRAMLHLSLGFSLAVAGAAATMISAFLTGFAGPRSLLLVNSGLTTFGYLFVMYSLVTYE; via the coding sequence GTGATCGAACTACTCTACGCCGTGTCGACGGTCGTCTTCGTCGTCGCCGGGCTGACGATGGTAGGCATGGCGATGCGCGCGTACGTGCAGACGTCCCGACGGGCGATGCTCCACCTCTCGCTGGGGTTCTCGCTGGCGGTGGCCGGCGCCGCCGCGACGATGATCAGCGCCTTCCTGACCGGCTTCGCGGGCCCGCGGTCGCTGCTGCTCGTCAACAGCGGGCTGACGACCTTCGGGTACCTCTTCGTCATGTACAGTCTGGTCACCTACGAGTGA
- a CDS encoding chemotaxis protein CheW gives MASGTQDAAPAATDGQVLEFSLGAETYCVSIDYVTEIVDAGEVTTVPNSPPHVRGVMDLRGRTTSIVDPKVVFGIDGDGAERRIIVFDPAIVDDGGAAGWLVDEVYQVVRVDGSDVDDSPSRDTDAIRGVVKRDDEFVIWVDPKAVHSG, from the coding sequence ATGGCATCAGGCACTCAGGACGCGGCCCCGGCGGCGACGGACGGACAGGTGCTGGAGTTCTCGCTGGGCGCGGAGACCTACTGCGTGAGCATCGACTACGTCACCGAGATCGTCGACGCCGGCGAGGTGACGACGGTCCCGAACTCCCCGCCCCACGTCCGCGGCGTGATGGACCTGCGCGGGCGCACGACCTCGATCGTCGACCCGAAGGTCGTCTTCGGTATCGACGGCGACGGCGCCGAGCGGCGGATCATCGTCTTCGACCCGGCGATCGTCGACGACGGGGGCGCCGCCGGCTGGCTGGTCGACGAGGTGTATCAGGTCGTCCGGGTCGACGGGTCGGACGTGGACGACTCCCCCTCGCGGGACACCGACGCCATCCGCGGCGTGGTCAAGCGCGACGACGAGTTCGTCATCTGGGTCGACCCGAAGGCCGTCCACTCGGGCTGA